The DNA region AGAACCCGGAACCACATAACCCGATCCCTCACCATTTGATATGGACATACTTGCAAAATTATTCTGGGAATCACAAACACTTATATGTGTTGTTCCACCTGAAGCGATTCGAATTCGTTTAATATTTTCAGGAGATAATTCATCTGATATCCAGGTTCCGTTGTCCATGCTTTCCATTTTATATCGTTCCGCTTCCTTAAAAACAGTTGATAGGAATGCTAAATGTCTTGCTGAACCAAATGGAATTTTTTCTAACGAGTTGACCTGTAAAAGTCTCAACAAAATAGAAATCAGCGATCCACCAAAGGAGGGTGGAGGGTTTGTCAACAACCTGCAATTCCGATATTGAATTTCTAACGGTTTACGCTCCATGACTTGATAAGTAGTCAGATCCTCTTTCGTGATCAATCCATTGTTTTCATTACAATCTGTAACGATCTGCTTTGCCAGCTTCCCATGGTAAAACTCTCTAACCCCTGAAGATGGCAACCATTCTAGAAAATTAGCCAGCTCTGAATTTTTATAAAGATCGCCTTCTTGAAGGAATTTGCCGTTTGGCTCATATAATTTTCTACCTCCAGGCAACAATGTCATAATTGGATGTAATAATTTCAAAAAATAACTTTGACTTTTATTTAATAAAACACCATTTCGAGCAAGCTCTACAGCAGGGGTGATGACCTCTTCCAGAGGCAAGCAACCAAGTTTTTCATGTACGTGAATAAAGCCTTTAAGCGTTCCAGGCACAGCAATAGAACCATAACCAACGTTGAAGTCCTGCTGTGAACTAGGAAACTTGACTTTAATAGGCACAAAATGTGGCTCTAAATCTACAACCTGTTGTCCAAGTCCTGGTGTGTCAGTAAAGAAATCAAACAAGATTTCCTGTTCATCAAAGGTTCTTGCCAGGAGAAAACCACCACCGCCCAGACTTGCCAGAACCGGTTCGGCAACAGTTGCTGCAAATCCTGCCGCTATGGCTGCATCAAATGCATTTCCACCAGACTCAAGCATATCACAGGCTGCTTGAGTTACGGCCGGATGACCTGTAGCGATAATTCCTTTCAATAGTCTATATCCATTTGGAAATTTTTGTTATAACCTGCTGTGTTTGACTAATGGAACTTTTAAATAAGCATTGCGGAAATAAGTGCTTTCTTCAATGCATAAATAAGACGAACATTATCAAAATTGAAATCACAAATCATTCAAATTACAAATAGCAAATAAATTCCAAGTTCTAATAACCAATTACAAAAAGAAGTCTATTAACCAATTTTATTCCAGGAAATTTGAAATATAATATGGTTAATAGGAATTTATTTGTTGTTTGGGATTTGTAATTTGGTGCTTTACTCGTTTCTTGTTCATTCTTTTTTTATCCACTCCAATAAATGGGTCACCATATTTTTTGAAATTGCTAGGACACGGTCTTCCTGATGAATTT from candidate division KSB1 bacterium includes:
- a CDS encoding gamma-glutamyltransferase, translated to MKGIIATGHPAVTQAACDMLESGGNAFDAAIAAGFAATVAEPVLASLGGGGFLLARTFDEQEILFDFFTDTPGLGQQVVDLEPHFVPIKVKFPSSQQDFNVGYGSIAVPGTLKGFIHVHEKLGCLPLEEVITPAVELARNGVLLNKSQSYFLKLLHPIMTLLPGGRKLYEPNGKFLQEGDLYKNSELANFLEWLPSSGVREFYHGKLAKQIVTDCNENNGLITKEDLTTYQVMERKPLEIQYRNCRLLTNPPPSFGGSLISILLRLLQVNSLEKIPFGSARHLAFLSTVFKEAERYKMESMDNGTWISDELSPENIKRIRIASGGTTHISVCDSQNNFASMSISNGEGSGYVVPGSGIMLNNMLGEDDLHPGGFHSSPAGFRISSMMSPSILFQENVPKLVLGSGGSKRIKTALLQVLSNFIDFDMSISEAVEAPRIHWDGTSIQMEAGFDKKATKELANHWETNVWSVKDIYFGGVNALSTSGVSVGDSRRGGSAKVLD